The region TGAATATATAATATAAAACTACTTAAATACACTAAGGGTTTGCAGGTGTATGGTAAAGCACCTTACGTTTGCTATTGACATAAACGGATCAAGCTGAACGGTTAAGTCTGACAATCAGGCATCCTTATCCGGATTCGCTCTTAACCCGTATGGTCGCTTACAATTACCCAGCGATTGTTGATTTTTCGCCAAAGTAAGGTAAAATACCCTTCGGCATTGCCAAGTTCGGGCCGGGTCAGGTGGAAGCGGCCAATGACGTAGGCTACACCGGGCGAGGGGAAGGTCAATTCCAGAATATCAAACTTAAGCGTACCCATGGATGCCCGGCTGGGGTAACGCTTCTTGTAATTAGCGAGTGTTGGCTGATAGCCGTACGTGATACCGGCCTTACCAATGAACGTAAGCGAGTCAGAATCCCAGTAGGCCATCATGAATCGGTCGGTACGTCCGGCGTTCCAGTCATCGGTTTGCCGTTTCAGGATTTCCAGAATAGCTCGCCGGTCGCGGTTATCGGCCAGTGTCTGCGCTGTAGGCTGACTCACCGCTGGTACTGCCAGCAAGCAAAGTAAGGCTAGTTGAAAGACTTGTTTCATATAAGGACGGGTTTTGACTAAAGCTATAGTATACATTTCATAACCCAAACAATGTTGGTGAATCGAATGGATTTTTGCGTTATTCGCTCATTCAATGCTAACCGATTTCCTGCTTACCAGGTTATGAGATTACAAAACAAAGTTGCCATTATTACCGGAGCCGCCCGGGGTATAGGACAGGCTGCCGCCGAAGTATTTTGTCGGGAAGGCGCCACGGTTATCATCTGGGATTTGCTGAATGAAGGAGAGGCTACGGCTCAGTCACTGCGCAACCAGGGATTTGCGTGCACGTTCCAGCATGTCAGCACAACCGATGTGCCCGGTATTGAAGCAGCCGCCCGTTCTGTACACGAGCAGTATGGTCGGATTGATATTCTGATTAACAACGCCGGGATTACTCGGGATAAAACCCTGCTGAAAATGTCGTTTGCCGACTGGCAGCAGGTGATCGACGTAAACCTGACGGGTGTTTTTAACTGCACAAAAGTTGTAGCACCCTACATGGTGGAGCAGAAATACGGACGTATCATCTGTACCTCCTCGATCAACGGGGTGCATGGTGCCTTTGGCCAAACAAATTATGCCGCTGCTAAAGCGGGAATTATCGGCATGGTACGGTCCTGGGCCAAAGAGCTAGGCCCGAAAGGAATTACGGCCAATGCGGTGGCACCGGGTTTTATCCAAACGGCCATGACCGACGCCATGCCCGACGAGGTGCGCAACCAGGCCGTGGCAACCATTCCGGTTCGGCGCATTGGCAAACCGGAAGACATCGCCAACGCATATCTGTTTCTGGCGTCCGACGAAGCTTCATTTGTGAACGGACACGTATTGTCGGTCAATGGCGGGCAGGCGTTGTAGGAACGTTGACGGGGCGGGTGTTTTAAACGCCATATCTTCAAGATATGGCGTTTAAAACACCCGCCCCGTCAAAAATGGAATATCGAACGAAAACCACCCGTTATCTTTGTACCCGTATCCAGCGTAACAAATCATGAAAAAAGTCCGGAAGTTTTACAACGATTACAAACCTTACATCTTCTCGGATGGTTGGTATTACATTTTTATCGTTGTTTTTATTTTAATCTTATTTATTTTTTTCTCCTGAGTGAGCAGTCGTTCGGTCGTTCTGGCCATCATCAATCCGCTTTCCGGTACTACCTCGGTTTCCGGGAAAGCCCTGCTTCAGGATGCGTTCATGCGTCGTGCTGAAGCGCTCGATTACGCACCCGAAGCCATTTTTACTACACATCCCGGTCATGCTACCGAACTAGCCGCCGATGCTGTGAAGCGGGGTGTCAATCGCGTACTGGCCATTGGGGGCGATGGTACCATCAACGAAACCGCTCAGGCCCTTCGTCGGTCGGCTACCGCACTTGGCATTGTGCCCATTGGCTCCGGCAATGGGCTGGCCCGCCATTTGGGCATTCCGCTCGCTCCGCTGAAAGCCATCGAACGCGCCCTGACCGGCCGACCAGTGGTCATCGACAGTGGCGAGATAAACGAGCATCCTTTCTTCTGTACCGCCGGGCTCGGGTTTGAGGCCTATGTCGCGCACGCCTTTTCCCGGCAACCCATTCGCGGACTGCCAACCTACGTTCGCACGGCATTCAAAGCATTTTTGGGGTACAAGCCCCCCGTGTTTTTACTGGATGGACAGGAGCAGAAACTTTTCTCACTCACCTTTGCCAACGCCGGGCAGTTCGGTAATAACGCCTGGATGGCACCCACCGCCAACATTGCCGACGGTCGGCTGGAACAGTGCGAAATTCATCCGTTCCCCACCCAGGCCGCAGGTATGCTTACCTGGCGGTTATTTAACAAGACGCTCAATCAATCACCGTACTGGCGGGGGAAATCCGTTACCAAAGCGACCGTAGAGGCCGACGGCCCCATACTGATTCATGCCGATGGCGAGCCGCTGACGCTGTCAACGGGTCAGGTAGAGGTTCGAGTGCTGCCAGGGAGTTTACTGGTTTTATTGTAAGGCTGATTGTTGGTAGTGATTACCTGACCAGAGTAATACTTCCTTTGTTGTTAGATTAGTCGGCAAGTGACTGTCAATGTTTCAGGCAGTAAGCGGCATACTCGTTAATTTTTCGGGCGAGTCTGTTTTCCAGATAGCTGTTGCCGCCTTTCAGTTCCTGAGCAATTTGTAGTGCCTGTGTCTGATAGGCCTGTATTTTTTCGGACGACCAGTGGGCGGGTGGAGCCTGTAAATTGGTAATTCTGTCGGCCAGTTTTACCGCCCATACTTCTTTAGAAAGCTTTTTGATTCGGGTCAGGCTGTCAAGCATTCGCTCCTCTTTTGGGACGTTCTTGTTTTTGGTCAACGCCTGTACTGCCTGCGCCACTTCACTACTGAAGATTTCCTGTAACTCCTCAAACGTGGTATTCGTATCTTCCAGGGTATCATGCAGTAAGGCAACCTGAATGGCATACTTTAGGTCAAAATCTTTGGTTTCCTGAGCGGCCATCAGGATTTCCATAGCAACGTTGCTCAGGTGTACGACATACGGCAGGTTCGTTCCGGGAATAATCTGACTCGTTTCGCCATGCTTTCGGGCGGCAAACTTTATCGTTTCCTGGTAGGTGGATTGTATATCCATACGGGATTATTTATTTCACTGTTTTCAATACTATTTTTTTTGATGGTGCGAGGACCGGCAATCATACCTACTATTACATAGATTACGGACGTACTCTTAATATTCTGCGTTTCGACTTGAGACCGGTCGATAACAGACACGAGTCTCCAGCCTCGTGCCATTACGAGCTAAGTGGGGAGTTAAGGCATGGAAAAGTCTGCCATTATGCTGCAAATATGCTGTTAGCTATTGTACCTTTTTTCGTCAAGTAACAATAAGGTCATAAGCCGATCTTCCTTTTCTGCTTCTTCACTGAGTGGCGGGATTGTAATATGCCAACCGCTACTTCGTTCACCATAATACTTTCTGAAAAGAGTGCTGCTAAACGTTTTCAATTCGTCATACTTCTTTTGTAATAGCTGCTTAATATCTTCCGGGATGTAGGTAATATTTGTCATTAAATAGTGAACTACTGCCTTCGTTGGTTCATCCATCTGATATTTAAACTGTTGATAGTCTGGCACCATATGAAAAAGCTTGTTTCGCAGCAGAGCTGCTTTTAGCTCATTGGGCTTAAATGTTCTATAATGCCGAAAATGATCGGTAAGAGTTTGTCTTCTTTTATCAGAGAGAAATCGTTTGTACTCGGTTTTTAAATACTGAATTTTGCCTTTTTCGTTAATTAGCCAACCAAGCCCAATTAACGTATTTTTGAAAAGTTCTGGCAAAAATTGAGTTTCATAAAAGTCAAGCAGCTCTTGGAGATATAAAATGTCAGTTGTTTTTTCTGCATCCTCATCTATCAAACCTTGCTCATACCTGTCTATAGTCTCACGTAAAAGAGCTTTATGTTTTTTTAGTTGATCGTCGTTTAAAATTTCTGTAAAAACTGCTAACTCATAATCCCACTCTTCCCACGTAGAGAAATAGTATTTCCCAGAGTAGGCGTCCTTATCTTGCTCGAACAGATATATTTCTTTCGCTTGTTCAAATGTTAGGTCTAGGTATTGATATCTATCCTTGACCAAATTTACATGCCACTTGTACTCGTTAGCTGTCATAACATAGGGTTGTTTGTGGCTAAATTACGCTGTGCTCGCGGCCGTCTGTACCGGCAAGAAGAGTGATTTTTGGTTAAAAGGAAAATTCAAACACGCGCTTTATTCCTATAATTAGTTTATTCATACCCACTCGAACCTTCTTGGTTACCTATATGGGCCAATTCAACTTCTGGTAGCAACTCTGGTCTGAACACACGGTATGTCGAAATTTTAAGTGTTGCCGTGGCCTATGAATTTACATGAATGTAATGAATAGTCTTTAGATGCCTTAATGTCAGAACCGGAGGTACTCTGGTTGGTCCGTTCCCGTGAGTGTTTATCTTGAGCAAAGCCGCCTATTTATGGGGTCAGGTTGCTAATACACGAAAGGATACGAATTCAGTCGGGTTTTTCATGAACAAGCCCGATATTTGTCCCACCAAAACCATTCCGACAACGAGCGAGTCATTGCCCGGCGTCTTTTTCTCTAATGTCTCAAAAAGTAGTTCTCGCCTTTAGCGGAGGTCTCGATACCTCCTTCTGTGTTAAATATTTGTCTGAAGATCGCGGCATGGATGTCTATTCGGTGCTGGTCGATACGGGCGGTTTTTCGGATGCCGAGCTCAAAGCGATTGAGGAACGGGCCTATTCATTAGGAGTTAAATCGCACGTAACGATCTCGAAGACAGACGACTATTACCAGCAATGCCTGAAATTTCTGGTGTTCGGTAATGTCTTGAAAAATAACACCTACCCGCTTAGCGTAAGCGCCGAGCGGATTTTTCAGGCCATTGCTGCCGCTGAATACGCCCGCGAAATCGGCGCGTCGGCTATTGCCCACGGAAGCACCGGTGCGGGTAACGACCAGGTTCGTTTCGATATGGCGTTTCGGATCATCGCACCCGAAGCCGAAATCATCACCCCAATTCGGGACCTGCGCCTGTCGCGTGAAGCCGAAAT is a window of Spirosoma linguale DSM 74 DNA encoding:
- a CDS encoding short-chain dehydrogenase/reductase SDR (PFAM: short-chain dehydrogenase/reductase SDR; KR domain protein; NAD-dependent epimerase/dehydratase~KEGG: rfr:Rfer_4047 3-oxoacyl-(acyl-carrier- protein) reductase), translated to MRLQNKVAIITGAARGIGQAAAEVFCREGATVIIWDLLNEGEATAQSLRNQGFACTFQHVSTTDVPGIEAAARSVHEQYGRIDILINNAGITRDKTLLKMSFADWQQVIDVNLTGVFNCTKVVAPYMVEQKYGRIICTSSINGVHGAFGQTNYAAAKAGIIGMVRSWAKELGPKGITANAVAPGFIQTAMTDAMPDEVRNQAVATIPVRRIGKPEDIANAYLFLASDEASFVNGHVLSVNGGQAL
- a CDS encoding diacylglycerol kinase catalytic region (PFAM: diacylglycerol kinase catalytic region~SMART: diacylglycerol kinase catalytic region~KEGG: psa:PST_2489 lipid kinase), translating into MSSRSVVLAIINPLSGTTSVSGKALLQDAFMRRAEALDYAPEAIFTTHPGHATELAADAVKRGVNRVLAIGGDGTINETAQALRRSATALGIVPIGSGNGLARHLGIPLAPLKAIERALTGRPVVIDSGEINEHPFFCTAGLGFEAYVAHAFSRQPIRGLPTYVRTAFKAFLGYKPPVFLLDGQEQKLFSLTFANAGQFGNNAWMAPTANIADGRLEQCEIHPFPTQAAGMLTWRLFNKTLNQSPYWRGKSVTKATVEADGPILIHADGEPLTLSTGQVEVRVLPGSLLVLL
- a CDS encoding metal dependent phosphohydrolase (PFAM: metal-dependent phosphohydrolase HD sub domain~KEGG: glo:Glov_2329 metal dependent phosphohydrolase) — translated: MDIQSTYQETIKFAARKHGETSQIIPGTNLPYVVHLSNVAMEILMAAQETKDFDLKYAIQVALLHDTLEDTNTTFEELQEIFSSEVAQAVQALTKNKNVPKEERMLDSLTRIKKLSKEVWAVKLADRITNLQAPPAHWSSEKIQAYQTQALQIAQELKGGNSYLENRLARKINEYAAYCLKH
- a CDS encoding conserved hypothetical protein (KEGG: sse:Ssed_4439 hypothetical protein) codes for the protein MYTIALVKTRPYMKQVFQLALLCLLAVPAVSQPTAQTLADNRDRRAILEILKRQTDDWNAGRTDRFMMAYWDSDSLTFIGKAGITYGYQPTLANYKKRYPSRASMGTLKFDILELTFPSPGVAYVIGRFHLTRPELGNAEGYFTLLWRKINNRWVIVSDHTG